The Aptenodytes patagonicus chromosome 12, bAptPat1.pri.cur, whole genome shotgun sequence nucleotide sequence gcagcatcttCCCCTCCAGCATGGCCCCAGCGGCCGAGCGAGCCGGTGCCGCCCTGCAGCGGAAGGAGTGGGGGGACACCACCTGCCCGCTGCTCTTCATCCAGCTCAACCAGCTCCTCAGCACCCCAGCGGGGCTGGAGTGGAGAGAGACGGCCAGGTAGGCATGCCTGCAGTGGCCAAGCTCCCTGGCGACACTTTGGGAAGCCCAGCCTTCGAAAGCCCAGCTCTGATGGAGCCCACGACATCTCCCAAGGCTGGTGGTTCCTCAACCTCAGCCCCAAAGCAGGGCTGCTCACTGCCCTCTGCCCCTGCCAGTGCCTGCGCTGCTTCTGCCTGGCTTAGGGTGACTCGCTTCATGGGAGAGGGCATGGTGTCAGGCAGGGCGCAGGCAGTGACCCTGCACGGGCACAGTGcccttgctcctgctcctgcctttGCTGCCTCTCCAAGGCTCCagtggctgtgccagggctgggacGGTGCTTTGACGCTCCCCAGATCCAGCTGCCCAGCACGTCTCAGGAGGTGACAGGGGGGTGTAGGTCAGGGCAGGCTTGGCTGCGGATGATGGGGCCCAACGGAGAAGAGCCGGGGCCAGCTGGGTGCTGGTGTGGGGCAGGAGCATGGCTGCGATGTCCCCACACCCCACACCGCCCCTCCACAGCTCGGCAGGGGCACAGGGACATGGGCCACGGGGGTCTGGGGGCAGTGGTGGGTCTGTCCTGGGGGTCAGAgagtctgggggggggggggcgcagccaCCGGGCTGTGGCTGTGACAGCTCTCCCCGGCACCCGGCATGGCTGCCTGTCAGCAGGAGCCTGCTCTGCAGGGGCACGCTCTCCCCGTGCAGCACGCCAAGCCACCCCGCAGCAGCACGCCCACCCATGGGGACAAAGGGAAGCTCTGTCTGCGCCCGGCATTAAAATATTTGGCACGGCCTGAGCATGGCGAACAGCTCAAGACACTTCTGTTTTGACTCCAGCAAGCACTGCTAGCGGCAGGGCAACCCCCagtcccagcacagcctggggaCGGGTGGgttgggagcagccctgcggagaaggacgtgagggtactggtgggtgaCAGATGGGACGTCAGCTGGCACTGTGCGTCTCCTGGGCTGTaccaccagcagcgtggccagcagggcgagggaggggattgtcccctctgctctgctctcctgagacccccctggagcactgcgtccagctctggggtccccagcacaagacagacacggacctgtgagagcgggtccagaggaggccaccgAAATGGTCCGAGGGCTgggacagctctgctgtggagagaggctgagagagttggggttgttcagcctggagaagagaaggctccggggagaccgtACTGCGGCCTgtcagtatataaagggggcttgtaagaaagatggagagagactttttaccagggcctgttgtgacaggacaaggggcaacagttttaaactgaacgAGGGCAGggttagattggacataaggaagaaatgttttatggtgagggtggtgagacaccgggaacaggtttcccagaagagttgtagatgccccatccctggaagtgtttggggtcagattggacggggctctgagcaacctgatccagtggaagatgtccctgcccatggtggggggTTGGACTGGCTGGTGtgtgaaggtcccttccaacccaaacccttctgtgatcCCATGACTGGTGAAATCCCCCTGATCAGGAGATTGGAGTGAGGTGTGGGTCAGCAGGAATGGGGACGTGACTACTGAGGCTGCCCACCTGCCCCTGCTCCACGAGTACACTGCAGCCCCCTCTGAGCCCCCCAagcccctccctgcctgtgccagccccatGCCAAGCTCAGAGATGGACCCAAGCTCCAGCTCCCCCTGcctggcatggggcacgggactACGCTGCCGCTGACCCTGCACATCTCCCCGGGCAGGTGGGTGAAGTTCGAGGAGAAGGTGGAGGATGGCGGGGAGCGCTGGAGTGCGCCCCACGTCCCAGCCCTCCCCCTGCAGAGCCTCTTCCAGCTGAGGACGTGCCTGCAGAAGGGGACGATGCTCCTGGATCTGGATGCCACCAGTTTCAAGGAAATAATCGGTATGTGGGGAATGCAAAGGTCACCTCCTGGGACGGGCTGGTCACCAGAAAGGGACCGGGCCACCAGGAGGTCCCTATATAAAAGCACTGATGCATGTTAGCTGGGTACCTGGGGTGGCTGTCTGCTGCTCCAGCAAAGTGCActtttccctgggcagccccccACCGGGTAGCGAACCGGGGGGGGCTCagggctgtccccatccctgttgCAGCCAAGGCACTTTCCGGGCAGCCTGAGGAAGCAGAGCTGCAGACCGAGCTGAGGGAGCGCCTGGCagccctcctgctccagcagccacGGCACCAGCCCACCAAATCCCCGCTGCGGCTCCTTGCCGAGCTCGGCCTCTCTCCCTGCCGAGGTAGGCACGGCATTCGGCCATGGGTGGCGACATGGCTGTCCCACCGGCCATCCCTCTGCTGCCACCAGCCTGGGGCAATACCCATGCCGGCCGTTTGCTTGCACATGTATTTTGCTGCTTGCTCCCTTTCATTGCAGGGAAAGCCAAAAGCTGGTCTGAGCTGGGAGTCCAGCTCTCCGAAACGCCTCTTAAGGAGCAGGTACGGCAGGacggagctgggctgggagcagctgctgcatcCTGAGTGCCCAGCCGCGGCATCCCTTTCCTTTCAGCTGAGAAACCGATTTAAGAAGAAGGTCCCGCCAGGGGCTGAAGCAGCCCATGTTGCCGTCGGTGAAGTTGAATTCCTGGAGAAGCCCTTCACCACCTTCATCCGCCTCAGGCGAGGGGTGGCCCTCGGCTCGCTGGCCGAAGTTGCTCTCCCCAGCAGGTAAACGGAGCATGGCGATGGTCCCGTGCCCCACTTCATCCCTGTCTCCCCACTCCCTCCCACACAGGACAAGGCTTTGCCTGGCAAAAGCAAAGGATACGGCACCCAGTGCCACCTGCAGTCCCAGAACCCTGGCTCACTGCTTCCCCCCCTGCTTTTCCCAGCTCCTTAGGAGCATCCCGGGATGGGCTGATAGTGGACCATCTGTTGGGCAGCTTGGGGGGGACATCCCCTGGGTTATACCCACCTGGGCTCTGCATCCACTCTCCTCCTTAGGGGGGTCTGGGTGCTCTCCACTTACTGTCCGGGAGCATGGGGGCTCGCGGCTGGGAAGGGATGCAGGTTTGCAGGAGCCTCTTGCCCTCCTGCTGCCCGTGATGCTCTCCTGAGCGGTGGGGCAGCTCTTGTGGCACTGTTGGCGTAGGGGGAAAGGGGCAGGTTAGGATGTGTTTCTCCATGGATGAGGAACGCATCGTCTGAAGCCATAAGGGGAAATGGTCAGTGTGTCCCTTGAGCCAGGGACTTCCTTAGGGAGCGTGCAGAGGAGGCAGGCGGGGATCAGGAGGGACATTGCCACCTCCTGGTCACTCTGCCCAGAGCACCCGTCCTCCAGGAGCTGGGTGGAGCCGGACATCCATCCACCTCCTGTTCTCTCCTTGGTGGGAGATGGGTGGCAGGTCCCCAGGGAGTGCCCACGGGTCTTGAGGGGCTCACGACAACCCTTTGCCCTGTATTTTCCTCCCCCaaacaggaggggaaggagagcttGTCCCTACCCATCCCTTTGCCTGTGGTGCCATTCCCTTTGCTGGCCGCCCCAGGCTGTCCCACGGGTGCAGCCACCATCTCAGGGCTATCTCCCACCCAGATTCATCTCTAGGATCTTAAAGTTTTCCCATTGCCTTGATGAAGATGCCTGGGTGAAAGCAATCCCAGGTGGTTACTGTCATCTCCTGACCCCTTGGAGCAGGCTCCAGGAGGCCTCCAGCACTGATGCCCCACATCAGGGCTGCAGCAGGTTCTGTCAAGCCACCTTCAGCCCCACTCGTGCTGCCGGAGGAGTTTCCCTACCCCCTCTCTAGAGGTTTGCTCGGGGATCACTGGAACCTCTCCGCAGCCTTGGGGTACCAGGACTGTAACCTTTTTTGCCAGTTTTGGAAAGGAGTGGAGGGCTTGGTTAAATATTTGGATGGGCTGTCCCTCTGGAGACCTTATTATTTTGCAGCACCCTCTGAGGTGTGGGATTTTAGCCATATTTCTTCAAGGACTCTGAGCCCTCTTTCCAATCTCCTCCCGTGTCACCGTAGTCCTATCAAACCTGCTGCCCGTGCAGCTGGCAACCTCTCCTTCTGGATGCTAAtgctcctgcatcctgcctgcGAGCAACTTTCCCATGAGCATGACCCCACAGACAGCCCCAGCCGAGGAtgtctcctcctctgccccaaagacctgtcccgtccccccctgctcccagcccaggtTTCTGTAGACCCTGTGATCCAGCCGGGGTCCTGGTGTCCCATGGTCTCCTGTGGGGTTTCCATGCAGTGGGCAGCAGACACGTGTCTTGTCTTCTGCCCCCGAACCCCCCACTTAGGGTGGCCACCCCTTAGGGTGGCAGCAGCCCCCCAAGCCTGTCCAGCTGCCATCCCCAGCATCCCCGCAGCACCATGGTCTCCCCTGGGAGAAGCATCCCCCGGCAAGGAGAGGGCTGCTCAGGAGATGTGCTGTCTTGCCTGCAGGTTCCTCTTCATTCTGCTGGGTCCCCGAGCTGAAGTGAAAGCCTACCATGAGGTTGGCAGGGCCATGGCCACGCTGCTGACTGATGAGGTGAGCCTGGTGCAGCACCCGTGGGTGGGATGGGCCTGGGATGAGGCCTAGGCTGAGGGCACCGGGGCTCCTCTCCTCTGCAGGCTGCAgcgggggaggcagaggatgggGTGAGCTGGTGGCATCCCTTGCCCAGGATAAGAAAACAAAGGTTTGGGGTGGGTCTGTAGGATGTAGGTGCACCCGTGGCACTGAAGTCGATGGGTGCCTTTCTTGGTGATGGCTGCAGGCTGGGAGGAAGGCTCCGAGTGGCTGAATGCAGGGACGTGGTGGCTAATCCACGGCATCTCCCCCCAGCTCTTCCAAAGGGTTGCCCGACAGGCTGAGCACCGAGAGGACCTCATTGCAGGGATGGAGGCGTTCCTGGATGAGCTGACTGTGCTTCCTCCCAGGAAATGGGACCCCAGTGCCCGAATTCCTCCACCGAGCTGTCTGCTGTCTCCACACAGGAGGTAGGCTGGAGGGAGGGCacctgcagcctctgccagcccctctgcagggTCCCAGGTGGAGACCTCTGCCTGTGACATTGAAATCTCCATCTCCATGGGGATGAAGCAACCCAGGAGACAACCTTTGCCAGTAAGGTCCTCCCAGCCAAGCCCCTCTGCAGCTCCGGCTGATGACCACAGCTCTGGTCCCTGCTGCTGTTAGTTCTGCTGTCCCACTTGGCAGGGGATGGCAAAACCGCCCCGCGTGCCCTTCAGGCAAGAGCTACTGGGAATGCCGGGTTTCAGCACTTGGATGTGAAACTCATCCTCCGAGCAGGGCACCTCCggctctgcccagctcctccacCAAAAACAGTCCCACTAGGGCTGGCTCCAGGGCTTGCTGGAGGAGATCATggctgggttggaagggacctttgaagagtCTAGTCATctagtcatctagtccaacccctccatctctcctcctcctcctgatctttctcctcctcatcattaTCAGGGGATACACGAGGTCACCCCAGCCCTGCTTGAACCCCTGTCCCCTCTCCATCCTCCCTGTCCCCTCATAGTGTCCCCTAGACGCAGCTGGGTCCTGAGGGCTCCAACCTGAAGCCTGTCGTCTCAGGCTCTGTCTGCCACAGGACCGCCATGCACCCGCCGGATCGGCAGTCCCATGGCAATGGGGACACGGCAGGAGCTGGGGACAGAGCCAGTCTGGGGCACCCGTGCTCcagggaggagctggagaggacGGGCAGGTGGGTGCCTGGAAGGACGAGGGTGGTGGGAGGTGCAGTGGGATGCCGAATTCGGGGCAGGGCATTGGCTCTCCCCAGCACATGGGGCCACCACATCCAAACCACTCTGGGCTGGTGTCTCCTGGGGAAGGGACCGTCCCCTGCCTTGCAGCTCTCTCAGGGGGTGATGGCTGGCTGCGGGGGGCTGCTCTGAGATCTCCCTCCGCTGCCCCAGGCTTTTTGGGGGGCTGCTGCGAGACATCCGGAGGAAGGTGCCATGGTACGGCAGTGACTTCTCCGACGCCCTGCACCCCCAGTGCCTCTCGGCAGTGCTCTACATCTACCTGGCAACGGTCACCAATGCCATCACCTTTGGGGGCATGCTGGGGGACGCGACCGCCAACATGCAGGTTGGTGCAGCCATGGGGTGCCCCGCACCAACCCCACTTGGCCCAGCCTGCGGGTCTCCTGGGTGCCCACCTCCCACCGGTGCCTGGGGAGCCAGCGGTGCCGCCAGCGGTGCCGCCAGGGAATCCTGAGCATCACCCCAATCCTGTGTCCTTCCCTGGCCTCTGTGGTCCCCGAGCACTGACCCTGCACCTTGCAGTGCAgggaggtgcaggcagctgcctgcagctgtgccGCTGTGGGGGACAGGCCTGGGACCCCTGTCCCTGCCACATGCCTGGTGCCTGGCACCCCTCCCCTGCGTTTCAGGGCGTGCTGGAGAGCTTCCTGGGCACGGCCTTTGCTGGCTCCATCTTCTGCCTCTTTTCCGGCCAGCCCCTGACCATCCTGAGCAGCACCGGCCCCGTGCTGGTCTTCGAGcgcctcctcttctccttcagcCAGTAAGTACCCTGCCAGGGACGGTCCCTCGGGCCACTGTCACCTGGCTGGGGCATGGGCCACCATCACGCCAGGCGGGTGTTGTTGTTGAGGCTTTGGGTCACACTTCCCACCAGGGACCACAGCCTGGACTACCTGGAGTTTCGCCTCTGGATTGGGCTCTGGGTGGCCTTTTTTGGCATGGTCTTGGTGGCCACCGAGGCCAGCCACCTGGTGCGGTACTTCACCCGCTTCACCGAGGAAGGCTTCTGTGCCCTCATCAGCTTGATATTCATCTACGACTCCCTGAAGAAGATGCTGAGCCTGGCAGACGCCTTTCCCATCAACTGGCAGTACCGGCTGGACAACGTCACCTCCTACAGCTGCGTCTGCAACTTGTCCAGCCCCGGTGAGCCCAAGCAGCCACGCTGCTGCCCTGGGACTCCACTGGGACCCTGCCGCCGGCTAGATGGGGGgagatgctggaggaggaggaggctgctcaATCCCATCCTCGCCTGCCCGACCACATCGGCACCTTCCTCCACTCCCCTCCATCCCATGTATCCATCTGTCCCTGCCTCCCAGCACTGCCCAGGCACCGGGCAAGGCAGCGCCGGGAGCAAGGGGACCTTTGGTCCGGCTCCTGTGGCTCTGGGATGGGGGATGCCAGGGGTGGAGGTGGGCACCAGGGTGGGTTTGTGCTGCCGTTTCTAGCCTGGTCTGTAAATCAGAGGGTGTTTCCTGGGGCCTGAAGACGTGTCCACACTGATCCTGCAAATGGGACCCACACCATGTACCAAAAGCATCCGTGTTGGGCACAGCCTGGGGCTGATGGTGCCTCCGAGTGGCTGGTGCTTCCGAGCCAAGCCCTTCGCAGGGGTGTTCCCCCTTGATGTTCCCCTGGCACCAGCCGATGCCAGAGCCTCAGGGGTCCCATGGGGCCCCATCCAGCACCCTGAGCCCTTGGGGAGAGCCTGGGGAGCTGCCCCGATGGCAGCATGGTCCCAGTCATCCTTGAAGGAGCGTCCCCATGGTCCTGGCACCCTGACGCCCCATCCCCTTGCAGgtcacagctctgcagggaaTGACACGATGCTCCCCTCGCCCCTGGTTCCCCGGCAGGTACAGCCCGTGCTCCCGGGCAGGTGggcgaggggctggggtgggcccGAGGTGTCCGTGCGTG carries:
- the SLC4A9 gene encoding LOW QUALITY PROTEIN: anion exchange protein 4 (The sequence of the model RefSeq protein was modified relative to this genomic sequence to represent the inferred CDS: substituted 1 base at 1 genomic stop codon), producing MXAHMPTVASTALREADTRSQPRPEGSNSEAPYQAFSCSIFPSSMAPAAERAGAALQRKEWGDTTCPLLFIQLNQLLSTPAGLEWRETARWVKFEEKVEDGGERWSAPHVPALPLQSLFQLRTCLQKGTMLLDLDATSFKEIIAKALSGQPEEAELQTELRERLAALLLQQPRHQPTKSPLRLLAELGLSPCRGKAKSWSELGVQLSETPLKEQLRNRFKKKVPPGAEAAHVAVGEVEFLEKPFTTFIRLRRGVALGSLAEVALPSRFLFILLGPRAEVKAYHEVGRAMATLLTDELFQRVARQAEHREDLIAGMEAFLDELTVLPPRKWDPSARIPPPSCLLSPHRRTAMHPPDRQSHGNGDTAGAGDRASLGHPCSREELERTGRLFGGLLRDIRRKVPWYGSDFSDALHPQCLSAVLYIYLATVTNAITFGGMLGDATANMQGVLESFLGTAFAGSIFCLFSGQPLTILSSTGPVLVFERLLFSFSQDHSLDYLEFRLWIGLWVAFFGMVLVATEASHLVRYFTRFTEEGFCALISLIFIYDSLKKMLSLADAFPINWQYRLDNVTSYSCVCNLSSPGHSSAGNDTMLPSPLVPRQPPAAPAGLSRTQCLGRGGHLLGTSCQYVPDVTLVSFLLFGGTFLSCTALKHFRSSRYFPAGVRKLVSDFAIILAILGSCAIDATLGLETPKLLVPSELKPTNPARGWIVFPFGANPWWVCLVSVVPAVLVTILIFMDQQITAVILNRREYKLQKGAGFHLDLLCVSLLMVVTSATGLPWYVSATVISLAHMESLRKESATSAPGEHPEFLGIREQRLTGLAVFVLTGVSVFMAPVLKHIPMPVLYGVFLHMGVAALNSIQLTDRVRLLLMPAKHQPDLAYLRHVPLRRVHLFTVIQLLCLALLWVLKSTMAAIIFPVMLLALVGIRKGLERVFSLHDLSWLDSLLPATARKEAEGKQPRKRKEEESNGEESELMHRQGPEINISVN